The Caldisericota bacterium genome includes a window with the following:
- a CDS encoding chloride channel protein, translating into MEKIFMRAKEKKTKHFIKISFYSALVGIISGLGAVVFRTLIAFFHNLFFNGTLSLAYDSNLHFVSRFGNYVIIIPVIGGIIVGYLIQRFSPEVKGHGVPEVMEAVIMREGKIRPIVSLIKILATAIGIGSGGSAGREGPIVQIGASFGSTLGQLFHLKPRDIIILVGAGAGGGIAATFNAPIAGILFTIELILPEFSTETFIPLAISSIVATNIARVFLGTEPAFIVPGYTLASSWEFPLYIILGILCGFIAIIFTNTLSKLEIWFERLRINKYFKPAIGGLIVGILSLFFMKWTGHYYLFGVGYSFITSVLTQENIPLIILLALIFAKIIATSFTLGSGGSGGIFASSLFIGTAGGAAFGIIVNNIFPSITAPPAAYALIGMAAVVAGTTGAVITAIVMAYELTRSYEIILPLMLCVITSRFIVAFLYKKTMYSEPLMRRGIHVHSGHEINVLSTVKVKNAMIKDAEYLYLSDNIKQAKKIISEKGIAKIPILNGEEHPVGILHTIDILSVDDNKKIDEFVTVKDFSIPESDSLLTALHQMEKLKTDVLAVVDKKGQFAGVLPANLLRKLYIKKREGLF; encoded by the coding sequence ATGGAAAAAATTTTTATGCGAGCAAAGGAAAAGAAAACAAAACATTTTATTAAGATATCTTTTTATTCTGCACTTGTAGGGATAATATCTGGTCTGGGTGCAGTTGTATTTAGAACTCTTATTGCGTTCTTTCATAATTTGTTCTTTAATGGAACTTTGTCACTAGCTTATGATTCTAATTTGCATTTTGTTTCCCGGTTTGGAAATTACGTAATAATAATACCGGTAATTGGTGGGATAATTGTCGGGTATCTTATACAGCGGTTTTCGCCAGAAGTAAAAGGACATGGTGTTCCTGAAGTTATGGAAGCAGTAATTATGAGAGAAGGTAAAATAAGACCTATTGTTTCTTTGATAAAAATCCTAGCAACCGCAATAGGCATAGGTTCCGGAGGTTCTGCTGGTAGAGAAGGCCCTATTGTTCAAATTGGAGCAAGCTTTGGCTCTACACTGGGCCAATTATTCCATCTTAAACCAAGAGATATAATTATTCTTGTAGGAGCCGGTGCAGGCGGAGGTATAGCTGCTACCTTTAATGCCCCTATTGCAGGCATACTATTTACAATTGAATTAATACTGCCAGAGTTTAGTACTGAAACCTTTATTCCCCTTGCAATTTCGTCAATAGTGGCAACAAACATTGCAAGAGTCTTTTTAGGGACTGAGCCAGCATTTATTGTGCCAGGCTATACCTTAGCTTCCTCATGGGAATTTCCTCTGTATATAATTTTAGGAATACTCTGCGGCTTTATAGCCATTATCTTCACTAACACTCTCTCAAAACTTGAAATATGGTTCGAACGATTAAGAATTAACAAGTATTTTAAGCCTGCCATCGGAGGACTAATCGTAGGTATCTTAAGTCTGTTTTTTATGAAATGGACGGGACACTACTATCTTTTCGGCGTTGGTTATTCATTTATTACAAGTGTTCTTACGCAGGAAAATATTCCACTCATTATTTTGCTTGCACTTATTTTTGCAAAAATTATTGCGACATCATTTACGCTTGGATCCGGAGGATCCGGAGGAATTTTTGCTTCGTCCCTTTTCATTGGAACGGCAGGAGGCGCTGCATTTGGAATTATTGTTAATAATATTTTCCCTTCCATTACTGCCCCACCCGCTGCTTATGCACTGATAGGCATGGCAGCAGTTGTTGCAGGAACTACCGGTGCAGTAATTACGGCTATTGTGATGGCGTACGAACTAACAAGATCCTATGAAATTATCCTTCCATTAATGCTGTGCGTTATCACTAGCAGATTTATCGTTGCTTTTCTTTATAAAAAAACAATGTACTCAGAACCACTAATGCGACGTGGAATACATGTACATAGCGGCCATGAGATTAATGTTCTTTCGACAGTTAAAGTAAAAAACGCAATGATAAAAGACGCAGAATATCTATATTTGAGCGACAATATAAAGCAGGCAAAGAAAATAATCTCAGAGAAAGGAATTGCAAAAATTCCTATTCTAAATGGCGAAGAACATCCAGTTGGAATCTTGCATACTATTGATATATTAAGTGTCGATGATAACAAAAAAATTGATGAATTTGTTACAGTAAAAGATTTTTCTATCCCAGAATCGGACTCACTTTTAACTGCTCTTCACCAAATGGAGAAACTTAAAACAGATGTTTTAGCTGTTGTAGACAAAAAGGGTCAATTTGCAGGAGTGCTTCCTGCAAATCTTTTACGAAAACTGTATATTAAAAAGCGAGAAGGGCTCTTTTAA
- a CDS encoding aldehyde ferredoxin oxidoreductase family protein — protein MKGITGKILFVDLTNGKSTTILLSEEIYTKYLGGLGIASRLLYDYLAPGTDPLSPENPLIIVPGLLVGTGLSTASKTTITFKSPATNAFGRSVAGAYLGIALKKAGFDGMMIKGKSNRPVYLCIEDGNVEIRDAADLWGKDAIETQIFLREKLGKDFRTGAIGPAGEKLSLLAGIDFEERQSARAGGGAVMGSKLLKAIAVKGTGNVGCADKDLLKTAIANWNKKINGSETQKLDMAYGSGEFYEWVNKERGVFPVKNWQESIFEESFEKHKNEKSPLDPYYWSPKYTEKLHPCPNCTKPCGRFFVIKEGKYAGTRVEGIEYELLYALGSELGIDRIEVTAKLNEICDRAGIDGISAGVTLGWAMEAFEKGILTKNDTDGIDLYFGNEDAAIQAMEKLVSKEGKLGELLGDGVKRATKKLGKGSEKFALEIKGLEPPGYDVRGLKGMALAIAVSVRGACHLTGGIYVPELTGSFWKLTNVDRLSTEWKGYEVKTGEDFMSVYDTLGMCKFSRGLFWLEGTLDGLKAVTGIDYDVNQLMTIGERIYNLEKLINVREGLTRNDDSLPYRVTHEPIKNGISKGNYVTEKELQDMLDEYYLVRGWSKNGIPTKMCLFKLGLDSEVDSGASI, from the coding sequence ATGAAAGGAATCACAGGAAAAATACTCTTCGTTGACTTAACCAATGGAAAAAGTACAACTATACTGCTTTCAGAAGAAATTTACACAAAGTATTTGGGTGGTTTAGGAATTGCATCAAGATTACTCTATGATTATCTTGCGCCTGGAACAGATCCGCTATCTCCAGAAAATCCACTCATTATTGTTCCAGGGTTGCTAGTAGGCACCGGACTTTCAACTGCATCAAAAACTACAATTACATTTAAGTCACCGGCAACCAATGCATTCGGAAGAAGTGTTGCCGGAGCCTATCTTGGCATTGCACTTAAAAAAGCCGGATTTGACGGAATGATGATTAAAGGAAAAAGCAACAGACCTGTATATCTTTGTATAGAAGATGGAAATGTAGAAATAAGGGATGCAGCTGATTTATGGGGCAAAGATGCGATAGAAACACAAATTTTTCTAAGAGAAAAACTTGGCAAAGATTTTAGAACCGGGGCAATAGGGCCTGCCGGAGAAAAACTTTCACTCCTTGCAGGTATTGATTTTGAGGAAAGGCAATCAGCGCGAGCCGGTGGCGGTGCAGTGATGGGAAGTAAATTACTCAAAGCAATTGCAGTAAAAGGAACTGGTAATGTGGGCTGTGCAGATAAAGATTTACTTAAAACAGCAATTGCAAACTGGAATAAAAAAATCAACGGCTCGGAAACACAAAAACTGGATATGGCATATGGCTCGGGAGAGTTCTACGAATGGGTTAATAAAGAACGAGGTGTCTTTCCTGTAAAAAACTGGCAAGAAAGCATCTTTGAAGAAAGCTTCGAAAAACATAAAAATGAGAAATCGCCTCTCGACCCTTACTACTGGTCCCCAAAATATACCGAAAAACTTCATCCATGTCCAAATTGCACGAAGCCATGTGGCAGATTCTTTGTGATTAAAGAAGGTAAATATGCAGGCACACGCGTCGAAGGAATAGAATATGAGTTACTCTATGCTCTAGGCAGTGAATTAGGAATAGATAGAATAGAAGTTACCGCAAAACTCAATGAAATATGTGATAGGGCCGGAATAGACGGTATATCTGCAGGCGTTACATTAGGTTGGGCAATGGAAGCATTCGAAAAAGGCATTCTCACAAAAAACGATACGGACGGCATTGATTTATATTTTGGCAATGAAGACGCAGCTATTCAGGCAATGGAAAAGCTGGTCTCAAAAGAGGGGAAACTCGGAGAATTACTCGGAGATGGAGTAAAAAGGGCAACAAAAAAATTGGGGAAAGGTTCTGAAAAGTTCGCTCTTGAAATCAAAGGGTTGGAACCTCCTGGATACGATGTTAGAGGACTGAAAGGAATGGCGCTTGCAATAGCTGTATCTGTGAGAGGTGCCTGTCACCTTACCGGTGGTATTTATGTCCCTGAGCTAACGGGAAGTTTCTGGAAATTAACTAATGTTGATAGACTCTCGACAGAATGGAAGGGATATGAAGTAAAAACAGGAGAAGATTTTATGTCTGTTTATGATACGCTTGGCATGTGTAAATTTTCTCGCGGTCTTTTCTGGCTTGAAGGCACGCTGGATGGATTAAAGGCTGTAACTGGAATTGATTATGATGTAAACCAATTAATGACGATCGGCGAAAGGATTTATAATCTCGAAAAACTTATTAACGTTAGAGAAGGGCTAACTCGAAATGACGATTCTCTTCCTTACCGTGTCACGCACGAACCAATTAAAAACGGAATATCTAAAGGAAACTATGTGACAGAAAAGGAACTTCAAGACATGCTTGATGAATATTACCTCGTAAGAGGATGGTCAAAGAATGGAATACCCACTAAGATGTGTTTATTTAAGTTGGGATTAGACAGTGAAGTAGATTCCGGGGCTTCAATATAA
- a CDS encoding M20/M25/M40 family metallo-hydrolase, giving the protein MENLIKKLVYAFGPSSKENSVKEIIKEEISKEVDEVYEDNFGNLVGHIKGPNESLMLAAHMDQIGVMVTNIDKNGFLRVGSIGGLHKSLLVGQKILFEEGVEGFVYYEDKESPWESKDHKLEKFYVDIGATDRTSAKKLVQIGTEGIYKPSFYKNGTRLTAPALDDRIGCAVAIQLLKNLRRKKIKYDLYAVFTVQEEIGIKGAKVSSYGITPDIGIALDVTDAGDTPESPAISLALGKGPTIKIMDAGMIASKRIRTLLIDTAKKNKIPYQLEVITDGSTDAAAIQITKTGVESAAVSISTRYIHTPGETLDMADVENTVKLLKKFIEK; this is encoded by the coding sequence ATGGAAAATTTAATTAAAAAACTAGTCTATGCTTTTGGCCCGTCCTCAAAAGAAAACAGCGTAAAAGAAATTATTAAAGAAGAAATTTCAAAAGAAGTCGATGAAGTATATGAAGACAACTTTGGCAACCTGGTTGGCCATATTAAAGGGCCTAACGAATCACTTATGCTTGCAGCGCATATGGATCAGATTGGTGTTATGGTCACAAATATCGATAAAAACGGATTCCTCAGAGTTGGCTCCATAGGGGGGCTACATAAATCTCTTCTTGTTGGCCAAAAAATTCTTTTTGAAGAAGGAGTAGAAGGTTTTGTTTATTATGAAGATAAAGAATCTCCATGGGAATCGAAGGACCATAAATTAGAGAAATTCTATGTTGACATCGGAGCAACTGATCGAACATCCGCAAAAAAACTTGTGCAAATAGGAACAGAGGGCATATACAAACCTTCTTTTTATAAAAACGGCACAAGACTAACTGCACCTGCACTGGATGATAGAATCGGGTGTGCTGTGGCAATACAACTTTTAAAAAATTTGCGGCGTAAAAAGATTAAATATGACCTCTATGCGGTATTCACAGTGCAGGAAGAAATTGGAATAAAAGGAGCAAAAGTATCTTCTTACGGTATCACTCCGGATATAGGAATTGCTTTGGATGTAACAGACGCGGGGGATACACCTGAAAGTCCAGCAATTTCACTTGCTCTTGGAAAAGGCCCTACTATAAAAATTATGGACGCAGGAATGATTGCTTCAAAAAGAATAAGGACGCTGTTAATTGACACAGCAAAGAAAAATAAGATACCTTATCAATTAGAAGTTATTACTGACGGCTCGACAGATGCCGCTGCGATACAAATTACAAAAACCGGAGTAGAATCCGCCGCAGTATCCATCTCCACTCGGTATATTCATACTCCCGGTGAAACACTTGATATGGCCGATGTCGAAAATACTGTAAAACTTTTGAAAAAATTTATAGAAAAATAG
- a CDS encoding M42 family metallopeptidase has protein sequence MESIKLVEKLSNTPGISGDEIKVREILRGEIKEYVEKVATDPLGNLIALKGMKKKGPKIMLNAHIDEVGLIIDHISKNGFLQFKKVGGIDDRVLLGKRVLIGEKEIRGVIGAKAIHLQEVDEREKSIKSTELYIDIGAKDMEEAESIAPRGSFVAFDTKFEEITDSKFIGKAFDDRLGCAIIVDLLKQNYNVPIIALFSTQEEIGLRGAAVGAHQYTPDISITIEGTISADLPEVPDHLKCSKLGHGPVITVKDRGVITDNELRNKLISTAKQNKIPYQFKQVIAGGTDSYRIQTTRKGVKVLTVAVPVRYLHSPVSLFFKKDYISTVKLLNKFLKKF, from the coding sequence ATGGAGAGCATTAAACTTGTCGAAAAACTAAGCAATACCCCTGGTATTTCAGGAGATGAAATAAAAGTCAGAGAAATACTGAGAGGCGAAATAAAGGAATATGTTGAAAAGGTAGCGACTGATCCATTAGGGAATCTTATTGCCCTGAAAGGAATGAAAAAAAAAGGACCAAAAATAATGTTGAATGCCCATATAGACGAGGTAGGATTAATCATTGATCACATTAGTAAAAATGGATTTCTTCAATTTAAAAAAGTAGGTGGAATAGATGATCGAGTGCTGCTAGGAAAAAGAGTACTTATCGGAGAAAAAGAAATTAGAGGCGTTATTGGGGCAAAGGCTATTCATTTACAAGAAGTAGATGAACGGGAAAAGAGCATAAAATCTACCGAACTCTATATAGATATAGGCGCAAAAGATATGGAAGAAGCAGAAAGTATAGCACCAAGAGGTAGTTTTGTAGCGTTTGATACCAAATTTGAAGAAATTACCGATAGTAAATTCATTGGAAAGGCCTTTGATGACAGGCTTGGGTGTGCCATTATTGTCGATCTTCTTAAACAAAACTACAATGTTCCTATCATTGCACTTTTTTCGACACAGGAAGAAATAGGTCTAAGAGGAGCAGCTGTAGGAGCCCACCAATATACTCCCGATATTTCAATAACTATTGAAGGAACCATTTCTGCTGATTTACCAGAAGTACCGGATCATTTGAAATGCAGTAAATTGGGCCACGGCCCTGTTATCACGGTAAAAGACAGAGGTGTAATTACCGATAATGAATTGCGTAATAAACTTATCTCAACTGCAAAACAAAATAAAATTCCATATCAATTCAAACAAGTTATTGCAGGGGGTACTGATTCGTACAGAATACAAACCACAAGAAAAGGCGTCAAAGTTTTAACTGTGGCAGTACCAGTACGCTATCTTCATTCTCCCGTCTCTCTGTTCTTTAAAAAAGACTATATAAGCACAGTAAAGCTGTTGAATAAATTTCTCAAAAAGTTTTAA
- a CDS encoding nucleoside-diphosphate kinase: protein MIEETFVMVKPDGVRRKLIGEVIKRLEEKLMTIVDIKIEHLDQDKAEKLYEMHKGKDFFDILIEYTISEPVVLMKMQGEEAVMNCRIVVGETYPEKRKAGSIRGDFSPYLTENIVHAASSKQDAKRELELFF, encoded by the coding sequence ATGATAGAAGAAACATTTGTGATGGTTAAACCAGATGGAGTTAGGCGAAAATTAATAGGTGAAGTCATTAAGCGATTAGAAGAGAAATTGATGACAATTGTCGACATTAAAATAGAACACCTTGACCAAGATAAAGCAGAAAAGCTATATGAAATGCATAAAGGAAAAGATTTTTTTGACATACTTATTGAGTATACAATTTCTGAGCCGGTAGTATTAATGAAAATGCAAGGAGAAGAAGCAGTAATGAACTGCAGGATTGTTGTAGGAGAGACTTATCCTGAAAAAAGAAAAGCAGGTTCAATACGAGGTGACTTCTCTCCTTACCTTACTGAAAATATAGTACATGCGGCTTCCTCGAAGCAAGATGCCAAAAGAGAATTAGAACTTTTTTTCTGA
- a CDS encoding AAA-associated domain-containing protein translates to MDDVSPLPAVDVGEIFGMLDYLAEEGGRTDVYAMASDLNLEIDDLLPIIKASELLKFVKIEEGDLILTNLGKSLLKGDENERKLMFKKSLKRLPIFKKLIKLLLSIPDKTIDKNDFLVVLQQEMREAEAKNMLKTAINLGRYAELIGYNPEEKEIYLDELGEE, encoded by the coding sequence ATGGATGATGTATCACCGTTACCTGCTGTAGATGTAGGAGAAATATTTGGAATGCTTGATTATTTAGCCGAAGAGGGTGGAAGGACAGATGTATATGCAATGGCATCTGATTTAAATCTTGAAATTGATGACCTTCTCCCAATTATAAAGGCTTCAGAACTTTTGAAATTTGTTAAAATTGAAGAAGGAGATTTAATTCTAACTAATTTGGGTAAATCACTTTTAAAGGGAGATGAGAATGAAAGAAAGCTTATGTTCAAAAAAAGCTTAAAAAGGCTTCCTATATTTAAAAAACTTATTAAGTTGCTTCTGAGTATCCCCGATAAAACCATCGATAAAAATGATTTTCTTGTTGTACTACAGCAAGAAATGAGAGAGGCAGAAGCAAAAAATATGCTAAAAACGGCTATAAATTTAGGCCGGTACGCTGAACTTATCGGATATAATCCCGAAGAAAAAGAAATCTACTTGGATGAACTTGGAGAGGAATAA
- a CDS encoding ABC transporter ATP-binding protein translates to MALLELKKIKQIFPLKNKELVVLDDINFVVNNGEFVALVGPSGCGKSTLLRIIAGLVAPSSGKVLFKEKSVKEINANVSIIFQTFGLLPWLDVTENITLGLEAREFPLKERLRKAFKYIDLVGLEGFEEAYPRELSGGMKQRVGIARALVMEPELLLMDEPFSALDAFTAQNLREEILRLWGSGELSLKSILMVTHNIEEAIYLTDRVIVLSTHPGKIISDVPVTLPRPRDRDSVEFIKLYDKLYSTVVTKGYNI, encoded by the coding sequence ATGGCACTGTTAGAGCTAAAAAAAATCAAACAGATCTTTCCACTCAAAAATAAAGAATTAGTAGTTCTTGATGATATTAATTTTGTTGTCAACAATGGAGAATTTGTTGCACTTGTAGGTCCTTCCGGTTGTGGAAAAAGTACGCTCCTTAGAATTATTGCCGGGTTGGTAGCCCCAAGCTCCGGGAAGGTACTTTTTAAGGAGAAATCGGTAAAAGAGATTAATGCCAATGTAAGCATTATTTTTCAGACTTTTGGATTGCTTCCCTGGTTAGATGTTACGGAAAACATAACGCTTGGATTAGAAGCAAGGGAATTTCCTCTGAAGGAGCGGTTACGAAAAGCTTTTAAATACATCGACCTTGTGGGACTGGAAGGTTTTGAAGAAGCATACCCAAGAGAACTTTCTGGCGGAATGAAACAAAGAGTAGGTATTGCAAGAGCATTGGTAATGGAACCGGAACTTCTTCTTATGGATGAACCATTTTCTGCACTGGATGCATTTACTGCCCAAAACTTGAGAGAGGAGATATTGAGGCTATGGGGTTCCGGGGAGCTTTCTTTAAAATCCATCCTTATGGTGACACATAATATCGAAGAAGCTATCTATCTGACTGACAGAGTCATTGTACTCTCTACCCACCCCGGTAAAATCATCAGTGATGTGCCGGTTACACTACCACGGCCAAGAGACCGCGATAGTGTTGAATTCATAAAACTTTATGATAAACTATATTCAACTGTTGTCACTAAAGGTTATAATATATAA
- a CDS encoding ABC transporter permease subunit, with protein MSTEKAKTENIFLELFLLIALIALAYIFYRKEISVTDFISTLSVKHLPSYALRSLFRMTCAYLLALLFSVLYGFAAATSERRARIMLPILDIFQSVPILAFFPAAIFFFIAVIPSKFIGIEIAAIFLIFTSQVWNIAFGIYESLSTIPRNIAESYNFFDPQGRLRTRRLLFPAIIPKLVYNSMMSWTNGWYFLVACEIFAVGRASYRLPGLGSFIMETATQSKISLTLLGILVLVLIIIFVDLFIWKPLSQWSRRFRYDLSPGEEEEKSEVLEIVKAFWKIIGNILCKLKPLTGKIENNFSHILRITQNRIVHKCNVVFSKIMLIGIIAAVSYLVYLLAKGIPSIINEITFLDLVATFKGLLFSFTRLLIAYLISLIWTLPVAITMFYHPRGAKIISPFIQIFASIPAVAIFPLFLYYFIRIPNGLNITAIILILTGMQWYLLFNIFGGLKAIPSDVKEVVDSFKPTRFLKFKRLLFPASLPSLMTGTITAWGGGWNALIIAEYISLQGKIYSVPGIGSILNTSLNEDKKGIFIVALLIMVFAIFSINHFVYRPLYAKISERFTMEA; from the coding sequence ATGAGCACAGAAAAAGCAAAAACTGAAAACATCTTTTTAGAACTATTCCTTCTCATCGCTCTTATTGCCCTTGCATATATATTTTATAGAAAAGAAATTTCTGTCACTGATTTTATTTCTACTCTCTCTGTTAAGCACCTTCCTTCGTATGCTTTGCGTTCGTTATTTCGAATGACCTGTGCATACTTACTTGCGCTCCTGTTTTCGGTATTGTACGGTTTTGCCGCTGCGACAAGTGAAAGACGAGCCAGGATTATGCTACCAATCCTGGATATCTTTCAGTCTGTACCAATACTTGCTTTCTTCCCCGCAGCTATTTTCTTTTTTATTGCTGTAATTCCAAGCAAATTCATTGGAATAGAAATTGCCGCAATTTTTTTAATTTTCACTTCTCAAGTATGGAACATTGCGTTTGGCATTTATGAAAGTCTCTCAACTATACCAAGAAACATTGCAGAATCTTACAATTTTTTTGATCCACAAGGACGGTTGCGAACACGAAGACTTCTCTTCCCCGCAATTATTCCAAAGCTTGTTTATAACAGTATGATGAGCTGGACAAATGGCTGGTACTTTCTCGTTGCATGTGAAATATTTGCAGTAGGGAGAGCCTCGTATCGGCTCCCAGGACTTGGGAGTTTCATTATGGAAACTGCAACTCAGTCAAAAATTTCGTTAACACTGCTTGGCATCCTTGTTCTTGTGTTAATAATTATTTTTGTTGACCTTTTTATCTGGAAACCGCTTTCGCAGTGGTCACGCCGATTCCGATATGATTTATCGCCCGGAGAAGAAGAAGAAAAAAGTGAAGTACTGGAAATTGTCAAAGCCTTTTGGAAAATTATAGGCAATATCCTTTGCAAACTAAAACCACTTACTGGAAAAATAGAAAATAATTTTTCACATATTTTAAGAATCACACAAAACAGAATTGTTCATAAATGCAATGTCGTGTTTTCTAAAATAATGCTAATCGGAATTATTGCAGCAGTAAGTTACTTGGTTTATCTTCTTGCTAAGGGCATTCCCAGCATCATAAACGAAATTACCTTTCTTGATCTTGTTGCAACTTTTAAGGGGCTTTTATTCTCTTTTACTCGCCTTCTAATCGCATATCTCATATCACTTATCTGGACTCTTCCAGTGGCAATTACTATGTTCTATCACCCTCGTGGTGCTAAAATTATCTCTCCTTTCATCCAAATATTTGCCTCAATTCCCGCAGTAGCAATATTTCCACTGTTTCTTTATTATTTTATTCGAATTCCTAACGGCTTGAATATTACAGCGATCATCCTTATTCTCACTGGCATGCAATGGTATCTATTGTTTAATATATTCGGTGGGTTGAAAGCAATTCCGAGTGATGTCAAAGAAGTTGTAGATTCATTTAAACCAACAAGATTTCTGAAATTTAAAAGGTTACTCTTTCCTGCATCACTGCCTTCTCTTATGACCGGAACGATTACAGCATGGGGTGGGGGATGGAATGCTTTAATTATTGCCGAGTACATTAGTCTTCAAGGAAAAATATATTCCGTCCCTGGTATTGGCAGTATTCTCAATACTTCATTAAACGAAGACAAAAAAGGAATATTTATTGTTGCCCTCCTAATTATGGTTTTCGCAATCTTTTCAATTAATCATTTTGTTTATCGACCACTTTATGCTAAAATTTCTGAGAGATTCACCATGGAGGCATAA
- a CDS encoding TIGR04076 family protein: protein MAKIYKIKIKIIEIRGSGKCPAGLKVGDTFDIDTNGQPVPINFCGWAFMTLWPFITPLRYGGTLPWEKNPDKAYISCPDPDNTVIFELTRENDEKKYEEPPVF, encoded by the coding sequence ATGGCAAAAATATATAAGATAAAAATAAAAATTATTGAAATCAGAGGCTCTGGAAAATGTCCTGCAGGCCTCAAAGTAGGAGATACTTTTGATATCGACACAAATGGACAACCTGTGCCTATTAATTTTTGTGGCTGGGCGTTTATGACTTTATGGCCATTTATCACCCCGCTTCGATATGGTGGAACTTTACCTTGGGAAAAAAACCCTGATAAAGCTTATATTTCTTGCCCTGATCCAGATAATACAGTAATTTTTGAACTCACAAGAGAAAATGACGAAAAAAAGTATGAAGAACCTCCTGTTTTTTAA
- a CDS encoding phospholipase D-like domain-containing protein codes for MGRRKNNKSFNIFLTVIVLILILVYGYLFQDISPIFSPQTALPTLKSAQLFVEPNDGRSYIIDAIDNAKESVDLEVYILSDSKIISALINAKNRGAIVRVILEENPYLGYGANKVAKNKLAHYGVDVKWSNRVYRFTHSKFFVTDMANGYILTLNLSKSAFTKNREFGIITQDSISVGELEKIFQADWDRKPYRVTESPLVVSPENARIKLENLIEGAEKEILVYAEVMNDAAFEKLLVAKAHNDVSVRVILADPSDIDSNADAYERFSVSKIQVSICSTPFTHAKAILVDDSTAYIGSINFSTTSFDKNREVGIIVSSPDVISKLKTTFFSDFRP; via the coding sequence ATGGGTCGACGAAAAAACAATAAATCTTTCAACATATTTTTAACAGTTATTGTTCTAATACTAATTCTTGTTTATGGCTATCTTTTTCAGGACATTTCCCCAATTTTTTCTCCACAAACAGCCCTACCTACTCTGAAAAGTGCTCAATTATTCGTTGAGCCAAATGATGGAAGGTCGTATATAATAGATGCAATAGATAATGCAAAAGAAAGCGTGGACCTAGAAGTATATATACTATCCGATAGTAAAATTATAAGCGCATTGATTAATGCAAAGAACAGAGGAGCAATAGTTCGGGTGATTTTAGAAGAAAATCCTTACCTTGGATATGGAGCGAATAAAGTAGCAAAGAATAAACTTGCTCACTACGGGGTTGATGTTAAATGGTCTAACAGAGTATACAGATTTACGCATTCAAAGTTTTTTGTAACAGATATGGCAAATGGTTACATACTGACACTTAATCTTTCAAAAAGTGCGTTTACTAAAAATAGAGAGTTTGGAATAATAACCCAGGATTCCATATCTGTCGGTGAGCTTGAAAAAATTTTCCAGGCAGATTGGGATAGAAAACCATATAGGGTTACAGAATCGCCTCTTGTTGTAAGTCCTGAAAACGCAAGAATAAAATTGGAAAATCTCATAGAAGGGGCAGAAAAAGAAATTCTTGTTTATGCAGAGGTGATGAATGATGCAGCTTTTGAAAAGCTACTGGTTGCCAAAGCACATAATGACGTGTCGGTGCGTGTTATTCTGGCAGATCCTTCAGATATCGACTCTAATGCTGATGCATATGAGCGGTTCTCAGTTTCTAAGATTCAGGTATCAATTTGCTCAACTCCATTTACGCATGCCAAAGCTATTCTTGTTGATGATTCTACTGCATATATTGGTTCAATTAATTTTTCTACTACTTCCTTTGACAAAAATAGAGAAGTAGGCATTATTGTTTCTTCGCCTGATGTTATTAGCAAACTAAAAACAACCTTTTTCTCTGATTTTCGACCATAA